One segment of Candidatus Zixiibacteriota bacterium DNA contains the following:
- a CDS encoding DUF814 domain-containing protein — protein sequence MIMKLTALHTGRLAREMARDLVGGKLRDLNKSEKDKRIEMHISTATGPFSIVFLFGGGNSVVYFIAGFARKITTTNFLPQLREGTIEGVHQVGQDRILEIDIRTDEGLHRLIFELFGQNSDLYLTDSSRKVITALKKSSRDEVCYSTPESLPFLNPIDFDIDQLIAQIEAKKPERLDEYLRKAFFGLEKPDVIDFMNTADLNRDQLAGDVSLIELRHLLKLIRTTCRDFIEASHPVSYRLNPVHIYLSYSENRPCADSIAQALYLTHEKSQITARQSSPSKILLSQLQQATKKEQRKLEKIRKQLKKFESHDEIRKLAELLSINLHNLEEGAERIEVEDIYLKSNEKVTIQLDPRLRPGENLQKLFERSKKYRDKLPGVKEELLRTEARLKELATLISTAKSMDDDDDFSEIKERLNELGLKKPVPQKAGRKEPPERLPYKSYQTTAGEEILVGKSSRDNDRLTFKFGRKHDLWLHSQQTAGSHVILRRPNRTHQFSKQSILEAAEIAAYFSNARNAEHVPVFYTEVRYVRKARKGAPGLVIPERTQTVFVDPRQP from the coding sequence ATGATCATGAAACTGACAGCACTTCATACAGGCAGACTGGCTCGCGAGATGGCACGCGACCTGGTCGGAGGCAAGCTTCGCGATCTCAATAAGTCTGAGAAAGACAAGCGGATCGAAATGCATATTAGTACAGCCACAGGGCCGTTCAGTATTGTCTTCCTGTTCGGGGGAGGCAACTCGGTGGTTTACTTCATTGCCGGTTTCGCTCGTAAGATTACCACGACCAACTTCCTGCCCCAGTTGCGTGAAGGTACAATCGAAGGCGTCCATCAGGTCGGACAGGATCGTATTCTTGAAATTGATATTCGCACAGATGAAGGCCTTCACCGTTTGATCTTCGAGCTGTTCGGACAGAATTCCGACCTGTACCTGACCGATTCCAGCAGGAAGGTAATTACCGCCTTGAAAAAATCTTCACGTGACGAAGTCTGCTACTCGACCCCCGAAAGCCTGCCGTTTCTAAATCCGATCGACTTCGATATCGATCAGTTGATCGCTCAAATTGAAGCGAAGAAGCCAGAGCGCTTGGATGAATACTTGAGAAAAGCCTTTTTTGGATTGGAAAAACCGGATGTCATAGATTTCATGAATACAGCCGACCTGAACCGCGATCAACTGGCTGGAGATGTCAGCTTGATCGAACTTCGCCACCTGCTTAAATTGATCAGGACGACCTGCCGTGATTTTATCGAAGCTAGTCATCCGGTCAGTTACCGGCTCAATCCGGTCCACATATACCTGTCGTATTCAGAGAATCGTCCTTGCGCTGATAGTATCGCGCAGGCCCTGTATCTGACCCATGAGAAATCACAAATAACCGCCAGGCAGTCATCGCCCTCAAAAATTCTGCTGTCACAGTTGCAACAAGCCACCAAAAAGGAACAGCGCAAACTCGAAAAAATCAGAAAGCAACTCAAGAAGTTCGAGAGCCATGACGAGATTCGCAAACTGGCAGAACTCCTGAGCATAAACCTGCACAATCTTGAAGAAGGTGCTGAGCGGATCGAAGTCGAGGATATTTATTTAAAATCTAATGAGAAGGTGACCATACAGCTCGATCCCCGGCTCAGACCCGGTGAAAATCTCCAGAAACTGTTCGAGCGTTCAAAAAAATACCGCGATAAACTGCCGGGAGTAAAAGAGGAATTACTGCGCACCGAAGCACGCTTAAAAGAACTCGCAACCTTGATATCGACTGCGAAGTCAATGGATGACGATGATGATTTCAGCGAGATCAAAGAGCGTTTAAATGAATTGGGGCTGAAAAAACCGGTTCCTCAGAAAGCGGGCAGAAAAGAGCCACCCGAACGGTTGCCTTACAAGAGTTACCAGACCACGGCCGGCGAGGAGATTTTAGTCGGTAAGTCGTCTCGGGACAACGACCGGCTGACTTTCAAATTTGGCAGAAAGCACGATCTCTGGCTTCATTCACAGCAGACAGCCGGAAGCCATGTCATCCTGCGTCGCCCCAACCGAACTCATCAGTTCTCAAAACAGAGCATCCTAGAGGCGGCCGAAATCGCCGCTTATTTTTCCAACGCGCGCAACGCCGAGCATGTGCCGGTCTTTTACACCGAGGTGCGCTATGTGCGCAAGGCCCGCAAAGGCGCTCCCGGACTGGTGATTCCGGAGCGCACCCAGACCGTTTTCGTCGATCCCAGGCAACCCTGA
- a CDS encoding YraN family protein has protein sequence MPRPALSRKNWPLTKSSSHFGRQAEEEAARYLQERGFTLKTRNYRHGSREIDLIMEKDDLLVFVEVKASRGQSFGSPESWVTPAKQKNIITAALAYIQKHDIRDREIRFDVITCHGQGSELKLNHLPAAFDASANL, from the coding sequence TTGCCGAGGCCCGCGCTCTCCAGGAAAAACTGGCCTTTGACTAAAAGCAGTTCACATTTCGGCAGGCAGGCCGAAGAGGAAGCCGCTCGTTATTTGCAGGAGCGGGGATTCACGCTCAAAACCCGCAACTACCGCCACGGCTCCAGGGAAATCGATCTGATTATGGAGAAGGATGACCTGCTCGTTTTCGTGGAGGTCAAGGCTTCGAGGGGCCAGTCATTCGGGTCGCCGGAAAGCTGGGTGACTCCTGCCAAACAGAAGAACATCATCACGGCCGCTCTGGCCTATATCCAAAAACATGATATCCGGGATCGCGAGATTCGTTTCGATGTTATCACTTGTCATGGTCAGGGGAGTGAGTTGAAATTGAATCATCTGCCGGCCGCCTTTGACGCGTCAGCGAATCTTTGA
- a CDS encoding EamA family transporter — protein sequence MPQILVILVVVFGQAIFAATPIFAKVALRDFDPLSLGIVRFVISIILLNAILYARKRPLLPAKSDLKLVLWLGFLAIPANQGMFLLGLKFTSPGHSALLYSLTPLFAYILAIIFLKEKTRLLKFIGIAVAFTGVIIILTDKQIKLEPDFATGDLIIVGGVTAWAAYTVFGKTLVRRAGAFAALTYSMTAGTLMGLPFGFWHTVTFDFSQVSTAAWIGMLFIAVATSGVAYPIWYWALKYMEASRLTVFIFLQPVLANIFSYIFLHEELTRNFLIGGSTVLVGLIISEWIHPLKSTTNQSSSTATG from the coding sequence ATGCCACAGATACTTGTAATTCTGGTGGTCGTTTTCGGCCAGGCGATCTTTGCCGCCACGCCGATTTTTGCCAAAGTCGCACTGCGTGACTTCGATCCGCTAAGCCTCGGAATCGTCCGGTTTGTGATCTCGATCATCCTGCTCAATGCCATCCTGTATGCCCGGAAGCGTCCTCTTCTGCCCGCCAAATCTGATCTCAAGCTCGTGCTCTGGCTTGGATTTTTGGCGATTCCGGCCAACCAGGGAATGTTTTTGCTGGGATTAAAATTCACTTCACCCGGTCATTCCGCCCTGCTTTACAGCCTGACTCCGTTGTTCGCATATATTCTGGCGATTATCTTTTTAAAAGAAAAAACTCGCCTGCTCAAATTTATCGGTATCGCGGTAGCCTTTACAGGAGTAATCATCATACTGACCGACAAGCAGATCAAGCTGGAGCCTGATTTCGCAACGGGCGATCTGATTATTGTAGGCGGTGTGACTGCCTGGGCGGCCTATACGGTGTTCGGCAAGACACTCGTCAGAAGGGCGGGAGCTTTCGCGGCCCTGACTTACTCCATGACCGCGGGTACTCTGATGGGTTTGCCGTTCGGATTCTGGCACACGGTCACCTTTGATTTCTCGCAGGTCTCGACCGCGGCCTGGATCGGGATGCTGTTTATAGCCGTGGCGACCTCCGGCGTGGCCTACCCGATCTGGTACTGGGCCTTGAAATACATGGAGGCCTCCCGGCTGACGGTATTTATCTTTTTGCAACCGGTGCTGGCCAATATATTTTCGTACATTTTCCTGCATGAGGAACTGACTCGCAATTTCCTCATAGGGGGCAGTACAGTGCTGGTCGGCCTGATCATATCGGAGTGGATTCACCCGCTCAAATCGACCACTAACCAGTCATCCTCCACAGCTACCGGGTAG
- a CDS encoding Rieske 2Fe-2S domain-containing protein, producing the protein MKLKICKKSDVSEGRPVAKKILARRVAVFLIEGEYYAIEGDCKHQKAPLDSGKCEGRVVECGWHGWRYDIPSGECLTEKWAKLRTYPVAVEDDWLVVDLSG; encoded by the coding sequence ATGAAACTCAAGATCTGCAAAAAATCAGATGTCTCCGAAGGCCGTCCGGTAGCAAAGAAGATTCTCGCCCGGCGGGTGGCGGTCTTTTTAATCGAGGGTGAGTATTACGCCATCGAGGGTGACTGCAAACACCAGAAAGCCCCGCTCGATTCCGGTAAATGCGAGGGTCGGGTGGTCGAATGCGGATGGCATGGCTGGCGCTACGATATCCCCAGCGGTGAATGCCTTACGGAAAAATGGGCCAAACTCAGGACCTACCCGGTAGCTGTGGAGGATGACTGGTTAGTGGTCGATTTGAGCGGGTGA
- a CDS encoding ribonuclease HII produces the protein MKVSLRIENRRRRDGYALVAGCDEAGRAPLAGPVVCAAVILPEKMRGKGINDCKLLSPEKREELYAYIIKKALAYKIVSVDRCVIDRINIFHASMLGMKLAVENLELRPDVVLVDGNHLLPDLEMPQEALVKGDQKSLTIAAASILAKVTRDRIMTVLHQFYPQYNFKQNKGYPTPAHRQAIVIHGPTVYHRRSFKMIAEARALQEKLAFD, from the coding sequence ATGAAGGTCAGCCTGCGAATCGAGAACAGACGTCGTCGTGATGGATACGCCCTGGTGGCGGGATGTGATGAGGCCGGCCGTGCGCCGTTGGCGGGGCCGGTCGTCTGTGCGGCCGTGATTCTGCCGGAAAAGATGCGCGGCAAAGGTATCAACGACTGCAAGTTGCTCAGCCCGGAAAAACGCGAAGAACTGTATGCTTATATCATAAAAAAAGCCCTGGCCTACAAGATCGTCTCTGTCGACCGTTGTGTGATCGACAGGATCAATATCTTCCATGCTTCCATGCTGGGTATGAAACTGGCGGTCGAGAATCTCGAGTTAAGACCTGATGTAGTCCTGGTGGACGGCAACCATCTCCTGCCAGACCTCGAGATGCCTCAGGAAGCTCTGGTCAAGGGCGACCAGAAATCGCTCACTATAGCGGCGGCTTCGATTCTGGCCAAGGTCACTCGTGACCGGATCATGACAGTACTTCATCAGTTTTATCCGCAATACAACTTCAAGCAGAACAAGGGCTATCCCACACCGGCTCATCGCCAGGCGATTGTTATTCATGGCCCCACTGTATATCATCGGCGGTCGTTCAAGATGATTGCCGAGGCCCGCGCTCTCCAGGAAAAACTGGCCTTTGACTAA